The Nerophis lumbriciformis linkage group LG07, RoL_Nlum_v2.1, whole genome shotgun sequence genome window below encodes:
- the zbtb47b gene encoding zinc finger and BTB domain-containing protein 47: MLIVEKTTDFPCAEFSVVEDVALHFTCLMDRLNEQRLFQPDLCDVDIVLAGQRSTFPAHKGVLAAYSPFFHALFARSKQLRRVDLSPDALTPHGLQQVLNFIYTSKLLVSSRTVGDVLNAATLLQMSDIAASCRDLISSRSLRGHAETGAPPGPFYRDVKREPGLGEVCSLPVGVEEAAAASPPKQCFHIEEGEVGGARGEESKTTAFNRDQIIVEVNLNNQTLNVSKGPEGGTETLLCGCHGDTGAPEEQVSGRDTEDEDMTEPPEGAGPKVRLEEKQQFPCKKCPRVFNNRWYLEKHINVTHTRLHTCTLCGRKFLLEADLMMHLQTRCDIQCAACNKAFKKLWSLQEHNKVVHGCAEKKFSCQVCDKKFYTMAHVRKHMVAHTKDMPFTCETCGKSFKRSMSLKVHSLQHSGEKPFQCESCSERFQYKYQLRSHMSVHVGHKQFMCPWCGKDFNMKQYFDEHMKTHTGEKPYICEICGKSFTSRPNMKRHRRTHTGEKPYPCEVCGQRFRFSNMLKAHREKCFRVSQPADDSCARLPPMVSAAPCAPSPLLASAGAPPPSTQPSPFSAGRLNCGD, translated from the exons CTGATCGTGGAGAAGACCACGGACTTCCCGTGCGCCGAGTTCTCGGTGGTGGAGGACGTGGCGCTCCACTTCACCTGTTTGATGGACCGACTCAACGAGCAGCGCCTCTTCCAGCCCGACCTGTGCGACGTGGACATCGTCCTGGCGGGCCAGCGCAGCACCTTCCCCGCCCACAAGGGGGTGCTGGCGGCCTACAGCCCTTTCTTCCACGCGCTGTTCGCCCGGAGCAAGCAGCTGCGCCGCGTTGACCTGTCGCCGGACGCGCTGACGCCGCACGGCCTGCAGCAGGTGCTCAACTTCATCTACACGTCCAAGCTGCTGGTCAGCAGCCGCACCGTCGGCGACGTGCTCAACGCCGCCACCTTGCTGCAGATGAGCGACATCGCCGCCTCCTGCAGGGACCTCATCAGCAGCCGCTCGCTGAGAGGCCACGCGGAGACCGGCGCGCCGCCCGGACCGTTCTACCGGGACGTGAAGCGGGAGCCGGGCCTGGGCGAGGTCTGCTCCCTTCCTGTCGGCGTGGAGGAGGcggccgccgcctcgccgccaaAGCAGTGCTTTCACATTGAGGAGGGGGAAGTGGGCGGGGCCAGGGGGGAGGAGTCAAAGACGACGGCCTTCAACAGAGATCAGATCATCGTGGAAGTCAACCTCAACAACCAGACGCTCAACGTGTCCAAGGGGCCAGAGGGCGGCACGGAGACCCTCCTGTGTGGTTGCCATGGCGACACGGGAGCGCCAGAGGAGCAGGTGTCGGGGCGGGACACGGAAGACGAGGACATGACGGAGCCACCTGAAGGGGCGGGTCCCAAAGTGAGACTGGAGGAGAAGCAGCAGTTCCCCTGTAAGAAATGTCCTCGTGTGTTCAACAACCGCTGGTACCTGGAGAAGCACATCAACGTCACGCACACACGCCTGCACACCTGCACGCTCTGTGGCAGGAAGTTCCTGCTGGAGGCCGACTTGATGATGCACCTGCAGACACGCTGTGACATCCAG TGTGCGGCGTGCAACAAGGCCTTCAAGAAGCTGTGGTCGCTGCAGGAGCACAACAAGGTGGTGCACGGCTGCGCCGAGAAGAAGTTCTCCTGCCAGGTGTGCGACAAGAAGTTCTACACCATGGCCCACGTCAGGAAGCACATGGTCG CGCACACCAAGGACATGCCCTTCACCTGCGAGACGTGCGGCAAGTCCTTCAAGCGCAGCATGTCCCTGAAGGTCCACTCCCTGCAGCACTCTGGGGAGAAACCCTTCCAGTGTGAG AGCTGCAGCGAGCGCTTCCAGTACAAGTACCAGCTGCGCTCGCACATGAGCGTCCACGTGGGACACAAGCAGTTCATGTGTCCGTGGTGCGGCAAGGACTTCAACATGAAGCAGTACTTTGACGAGCACATGAAGACGCACACGG GAGAGAAACCGTACATCTGCGAGATCTGCGGCAAGAGCTTCACGAGCCGCCCCAACATGAAGCGCCACCGCCGCACGCACACGGGCGAGAAGCCGTACCCGTGCGAGGTGTGCGGCCAACGCTTCCGCTTCTCCAACATGCTGAAGGCGCACCGAGAGAAGTGCTTCCGGGTCAGCCAGCCCGCCGACGACTCCTGCGCTCGCCTTCCCCCGATGGTGTCCGCCGCCCCCTGCGCTCCGAGCCCTCTGCTGGCCTCCGCGGGGGCTCCGCCTCCTTCCACGCAGCCGTCGCCCTTCTCTGCCGGTAGGCTGAACTGCGGCGACTAA